One genomic segment of Pristiophorus japonicus isolate sPriJap1 chromosome 8, sPriJap1.hap1, whole genome shotgun sequence includes these proteins:
- the LOC139268262 gene encoding uncharacterized protein: MIIQHVEERRMEKTEGGRERRHRAVLTGTHALFTFFAHTESTEDIGATTSGSKAAAPDDQDLPRVSSLHGHADTIVSPQSSDDQTVSFSSDPGKWDITSKNLIEYWTEKEPQECQNLDSDFAVKSMFDYVKPNKQAGKREWLIYSPSTKKSVFIVGCFLKARSVSCSVKASTIRRIAYRDNHAMSEQHTLSVGVYHAQKKVSGRIDSQVENQFLDAQSYWKNVLRRVIETIAFLAERGRPFCSSVETIGSKHNGNYLGILQLIAKFDPFLAHHSNEHGNRGKGHTPYLSKTISDEFIAMLRKKTLSAIVDQIRAYYQQGQTSMTRFNTASSAPTQPSVA, translated from the coding sequence ATGATCATTCAGCATGTGGAAGAAAGGAGGATGGAAAAAACTGAAGGAGGCCGAGAAAGACGACACAGAGCAGTGCTGACAGGAACTCACGCGCTCTTCACTTTTTTTGCTCACACTGAATCTACTGAGGATATTGGAGCGACGACCAGCGGCAGTAAAGCGGCTGCACCTGATGACCAGGATCTGCCTCGTGTATCTTCGCTACATGGACATGCAGATACAATTGTTTCACCCCAATCCTCTGACGATCAGACAGTATCCTTCTCTAGTGACCCAGGCAAGTGGGACATCACTTCAAAGAACCTAATTGAATACTGGACTGAGAAGGAGCCACAAGAATGCCAGAACTTGGATTCTGACTTTGCAGTTAAATCAATGTTTGACTATGTGAAGCCCAACAAACAGGCTGGCAAACGAGAATGGCTCATCTATTCACCTTCTACAAAAAAAAGTGTTTTTATTGTTGGTTGTTTTCTGAAGGCAAGAAGTGTGTCATGTTCTGTGAAGGCTTCAACGATTAGAAGAATTGCATACAGAGATAATCATGCAATGAGTGAGCAGCATACATTGTCAGTGGGTGTATATCATGCCCAAAAGAAAGTCAGCGGCAGAATTGATTCTCAAGTGGAAAATCAGTTTTTGGATGCTCAATCGTATTGGAAGAATGTCCTGAGACGTGTAATTGAAACCATTGCTTTCCTTGCTGAGCGTGGTCGGCCATTCTGTAGCTCAGTTGAGACAATTGGATCGAAACACAATGGCAACTATCTTGGCATTCTGCAACTGATTGCTAAATTCGACCCTTTCTTGGCTCATCACAGCAATGAGCACGGAAATCGTGGAAAAGGCCATACACCATATTTATCAAAGACAATTTCTGATGAATTCATTGCAATGCTGAGAAAGAAGACCCTTTCAGCAATTGTTGATCAGAtcagagcctattatcagcaagggcagacatcgatgacgaggttcaacaccgcctccagtgcgccaacacagccttcggtcgcctga